From the genome of Acropora palmata chromosome 4, jaAcrPala1.3, whole genome shotgun sequence, one region includes:
- the LOC141878459 gene encoding uncharacterized protein LOC141878459 isoform X2: protein MSYGNGSSTECQSYLCRSKIAVLEKLKQLKVAKPSIDVTSKPSEPIASRRSRFKFPDPKKDCYLNIKVRSDDGKQCLPVFYENQEEIIDQYFILYVESVKRFSFDGKELIRNKDERECYCYSPFSEHEKGLKKKYPGFWFRFFGEEAIFRITVALKIDVAFVGKLLGRKRILDSLGLANGIVASEQVEISTFVQNSPKSESNDFINSSKIFPALYFNQEYKSIFSKFKDLRKKLNFCELEKYFTQTLASLQENDLRVVLFLEQSQEACRKNHFEKSKLLLKNAVDLAAKCKNKTLLMGRAYLYLSYVHQKDGCLGIAEECLAVARKKLQALEACEDLGDLCFQEGLVLSSFAQKMPKFAFQLIKEAILKFEHAAVLFANCLAMDNVLDKQCCTFIRLASLLLQQMSGSVDSCGTSMQNELRAEKHLEWVKE, encoded by the exons ATGTCTTATGGAAATGGTTCGTCCACTGAATGCCAGTCTTATCTTTGTAGATCAAAGATAGCTGTTctggaaaaattaaaacagcttAAGGTTGCAAAACCTTCCATCGACGTGACATCTAAGCCTTCAGAGCCAATTGCAAGTCGACGATCAAGATTCAAGTTTCCTGATCCAAAGAAAGACTGTTACTTGAACATAAAAGTCAGAAGCGACGATGGAAAGCAATGCTTGCCAGTTTTCTATGAAAATCAAGAAGAAATTATTGATCAATACTTTATTTTGTACGTTGAGTCAGTGAAACGCTTTTCTTTCGATGGAAAGGAATTAATCAGAAACAAAGACGAACGAGAATGTTACTGTTATTCTCCATTTTCGGAACACGAGAAGggtttgaaaaagaaatatccaGGATTTTGGTTTCGTTTCTTCGGCGAGGAAGCAATATTTCGCATAACTGTTGCGCTAAAGATTGATGTGGCTTTTGTGGGAAAACTGTTAGGAAGAAAACGCATTTTAGACTCTCTTGGACTTGCTAATGGCATTGTTGCTAGTGAGCAAGTTGAAATTTCCACATTTGTGCAAAATAGTCCCAAATCAGAAAGCAATGATTTTATAAATTCATCTAAGATTTTTCCTGCTCTCTATTTCAACCAAGAGTACAAATCTATATTTAGCAAATTTAAAGACTTGAGGAAGAAGCTGAACTTTTGTGAACTGGAAAAGTATTTTACCCAGACACTTGCATCACTCCAGGAAAATGACCTAAGGGTTGTCCTTTTTCTTGAACAGAGCCAAGAGGCTTGCCGGAagaaccattttgaaaaatctaaACTGCTGTTGAAGAATGCAGTAGATTTAGCTGCTAAATGCAAGAACAAAACACTGCTTATGGGACGAGCATATTTGTATTTATCTTATGTTCATCAAAAGGATGGGTGCCTAGGAATTGCTGAGGAGTGCTTGGCAGTTGCGAGGAAAAAGCTCCAGGCATTGGAGGCCTGTGAGGATCTTGGCGACCTGTGTTTCCAAGAAGGGTTAGTCTTGTCaagttttgcacagaaaatgCCTAAGTTTGCATTTCAGCTTATCAAGGAAGCAATTCTTAAATTTGAACACGCAGCAGTCCTGTTTGCCAATTGTCTGGCCATGGATAACGTTTTGGACAAGCAATGTTGCACATTCATCAGACTGGCATCTTTATTGCTTCAACAGATGTCTGGATCTGTTGACAGTTGTGGAACTTCGATGCAAAATGAGCTTCGGGCTGAAAAGCATCTGGAGTGGGTGAAAG aGTAA
- the LOC141878441 gene encoding A-kinase anchor protein 17A-like: protein MAAQVCDDTSEATELSSVKRLYLKPVAKLGVHVTLPEIKVAGVSISNWEVMERLKSMIAPDQFAVLRVVESSLEFIRFEGEADAKSLVSKFVSKLDGKFIKLSGFADPLKVRAAESKLKFPSAHDWNSFFRESDDLDERNPGERPDTIQMKGLPCKWFADEDSPGKPSEEVLIAVFRRFGKIRCVDIPILDPYRQRLSRGNSEFQTFYFGSHLHFDAFIQYSQYQGFSSAMTALKGMKLMYISEEGRAATANIQVDFDRTCHLSQKNIKKRDQERERLIEIERAEEERKRMEKEEEERRKEEERLEEERKEAERERVLQEAVKKKEERKRAKEERRRQKRAEKARKEIERRELRRHLERERERKRAEQKECAMRLLRELLQLAACAKEKEDEEKRKFDEEQKKREQELEMLRQIEEKKRKLEEEQRRREDEERRKKEKLEEQEKNLRDRLIQNLKRMEQRRDELKKELLQRQIASNMAKLSSFVPGERTRK, encoded by the coding sequence ATGGCAGCTCAAGTTTGTGATGATACATCCGAAGCGACGGAACTGTCGTCTGTTAAACGCTTATATCTCAAGCCTGTTGCTAAGCTCGGCGTACATGTCACTTTGCCAGAGATTAAGGTCGCCGGTGTATCGATATCAAACTGGGAAGTCATGGAGAGATTAAAATCCATGATAGCTCCGGATCAGTTTGCCGTTTTGAGGGTCGTAGAATCATCGTTGGAGTTTATTCGCTTTGAGGGTGAAGCCGACGCAAAAAGTTTAGTCTCTAAATTTGTTTCGAAACTAGACGGAAAATTCATCAAACTCAGTGGCTTTGCGGATCCACTGAAAGTGCGAGCGGCAGAATCAAAGTTGAAATTTCCTTCTGCTCATGACTGGAACTCGTTTTTTAGAGAATCTGACGATTTAGACGAGCGGAACCCAGGTGAAAGACCAGACACTATCCAGATGAAAGGACTCCCTTGTAAGTGGTTTGCAGATGAGGATTCTCCTGGCAAACCAAGTGAGGAGGTACTGATAGCTGTGTTTCGTCGGTTTGGGAAAATACGTTGTGTAGATATACCTATTCTTGATCCCTACAGACAAAGGTTATCCAGAGGCAATAGTGAATTTCAGACGTTTTATTTCGGATCTCACTTGCACTTTGACGCTTTCATTCAATACAGCCAATATCAGGGATTTTCTAGTGCCATGACAGCATTAAAAGGAATGAAGTTAATGTATATTTCTGAAGAAGGCAGAGCAGCAACTGCTAATATTCAGGTGGATTTTGACAGAACTTGCCATCTCTCTCAGAAGAATATTAAAAAGAGAGATCAGGAGCGGGAAAGGTTGATTGAAATTGAACGGGCAGAGGAGGAAAGGAAGAGGATGGAAAAAGAAGAGgaggaaagaagaaaagaggAAGAACGGCTGGAAGAAGAGAGGAAAGAAGCTGAGCGAGAAAGGGTGCTTCAAGaggcagtaaaaaaaaaggaagagaggAAGAGAGCTAAAGAGGAAAGGAGGAGACAGAAGCGTGCAGAAAAGGctagaaaagaaattgaacgTCGAGAACTGCGAAGACATTTAGAAAGAGAGAGGGAAAGGAAGAGGGCTGAACAGAAGGAATGTGCAATGCGGCTGTTGAGGGAACTACTGCAGCTTGCTGCCTGTGCAAAGGAGAAGGAGGATGaagaaaagaggaaatttGATGAAGAGCAAAAGAAAAGGGAACAGGAATTAGAAATGTTGAGacaaattgaagaaaagaagCGGAAACTAGAAGAAGAGCAGAGAAGACGAGAAGATgaggaaagaagaaagaaagaaaagctaGAGGAACAAGAGAAAAATCTAAGAGACAGACtgattcaaaatttgaaaagaatggaGCAAAGAAGGGATGAACTGAAAAAGGAATTACTGCAGAGACAAATTGCAAGTAACATGGCGAAACTGAGTTCATTTGTACCTGGTGAACGcacaagaaaatga
- the LOC141878448 gene encoding membrane-associated progesterone receptor component 2-like: MVLASFASEIVTFIKSLSSPVQILGLIIVAFLIRKIVQSKFRKPPPPPREKPLEPMKKRDFTPQELLEYDGVKQKRVLLAVNFKVFDVTRGKDFYGPGGPYSVFAGHDASRGLATFSVGPDAVKAECDDLSDLNNMQMDSLREWEAQFMEKYDMVGRLLRSGEKHQTYDESETEEEDGKGEKKAQ, encoded by the exons atggtcctCGCATCGTTTGCATCTGAGATTGTAACGTTTATTAAATCTCTTTCTTCCCCTGTGCAAATCCTTGGACTGATTATTGTTGCATTTCTCATCCGAAAGATTGTGCAGTCCAAATTTCGCAAACCACCTCCCCCGCCCCGAGAAAAGCCGCTTGAACCCATGAAGAAGCGCGATTTCACTCCCCAAGAGCTATTAGAATACGATGGCGTGAAGCAAAAGCGAGTTCTCCTTGCTGTAAACTTCAAGGTGTTTGATGTCACCCGTGGGAAAGATTTCTATGGTCCTG GGGGTCCATACAGCGTGTTTGCTGGGCATGATGCCAGCAGAGGTCTTGCAACTTTTTCTGTGGGACCTGATGCTGTCAAGGCTGAATGTGACGATTTGTCAGACTTGAATAACATGCAGATGGACTCTCTGCGTGAATGGGAGGCCCAGTTTATGGAAAAATATGACATGGTAGGAAGACTTCTAAGATCTGGTGAAAAGCATCAAACATATGATGAATCTGaaacagaagaagaagatggtAAAGGAGAAAAGAAGGCACAATAA
- the LOC141878459 gene encoding uncharacterized protein LOC141878459 isoform X1, with protein sequence MSYGNGSSTECQSYLCRSKIAVLEKLKQLKVAKPSIDVTSKPSEPIASRRSRFKFPDPKKDCYLNIKVRSDDGKQCLPVFYENQEEIIDQYFILYVESVKRFSFDGKELIRNKDERECYCYSPFSEHEKGLKKKYPGFWFRFFGEEAIFRITVALKIDVAFVGKLLGRKRILDSLGLANGIVASEQVEISTFVQNSPKSESNDFINSSKIFPALYFNQEYKSIFSKFKDLRKKLNFCELEKYFTQTLASLQENDLRVVLFLEQSQEACRKNHFEKSKLLLKNAVDLAAKCKNKTLLMGRAYLYLSYVHQKDGCLGIAEECLAVARKKLQALEACEDLGDLCFQEGLVLSSFAQKMPKFAFQLIKEAILKFEHAAVLFANCLAMDNVLDKQCCTFIRLASLLLQQMSGSVDSCGTSMQNELRAEKHLEWVKGRLPELSEKTKFYFHVCQTELHYKKQQFAKAKESLDSARQIEESSQLEEQAVWTQMPVKTTEKSHMQKEIVRKISEISVEECFEDNIHLGYQGDESS encoded by the coding sequence ATGTCTTATGGAAATGGTTCGTCCACTGAATGCCAGTCTTATCTTTGTAGATCAAAGATAGCTGTTctggaaaaattaaaacagcttAAGGTTGCAAAACCTTCCATCGACGTGACATCTAAGCCTTCAGAGCCAATTGCAAGTCGACGATCAAGATTCAAGTTTCCTGATCCAAAGAAAGACTGTTACTTGAACATAAAAGTCAGAAGCGACGATGGAAAGCAATGCTTGCCAGTTTTCTATGAAAATCAAGAAGAAATTATTGATCAATACTTTATTTTGTACGTTGAGTCAGTGAAACGCTTTTCTTTCGATGGAAAGGAATTAATCAGAAACAAAGACGAACGAGAATGTTACTGTTATTCTCCATTTTCGGAACACGAGAAGggtttgaaaaagaaatatccaGGATTTTGGTTTCGTTTCTTCGGCGAGGAAGCAATATTTCGCATAACTGTTGCGCTAAAGATTGATGTGGCTTTTGTGGGAAAACTGTTAGGAAGAAAACGCATTTTAGACTCTCTTGGACTTGCTAATGGCATTGTTGCTAGTGAGCAAGTTGAAATTTCCACATTTGTGCAAAATAGTCCCAAATCAGAAAGCAATGATTTTATAAATTCATCTAAGATTTTTCCTGCTCTCTATTTCAACCAAGAGTACAAATCTATATTTAGCAAATTTAAAGACTTGAGGAAGAAGCTGAACTTTTGTGAACTGGAAAAGTATTTTACCCAGACACTTGCATCACTCCAGGAAAATGACCTAAGGGTTGTCCTTTTTCTTGAACAGAGCCAAGAGGCTTGCCGGAagaaccattttgaaaaatctaaACTGCTGTTGAAGAATGCAGTAGATTTAGCTGCTAAATGCAAGAACAAAACACTGCTTATGGGACGAGCATATTTGTATTTATCTTATGTTCATCAAAAGGATGGGTGCCTAGGAATTGCTGAGGAGTGCTTGGCAGTTGCGAGGAAAAAGCTCCAGGCATTGGAGGCCTGTGAGGATCTTGGCGACCTGTGTTTCCAAGAAGGGTTAGTCTTGTCaagttttgcacagaaaatgCCTAAGTTTGCATTTCAGCTTATCAAGGAAGCAATTCTTAAATTTGAACACGCAGCAGTCCTGTTTGCCAATTGTCTGGCCATGGATAACGTTTTGGACAAGCAATGTTGCACATTCATCAGACTGGCATCTTTATTGCTTCAACAGATGTCTGGATCTGTTGACAGTTGTGGAACTTCGATGCAAAATGAGCTTCGGGCTGAAAAGCATCTGGAGTGGGTGAAAGGTAGGTTGCCAGAGCTttctgagaaaacaaaattttacttcCATGTCTGCCAGACAGAGCTTCATTACAAAAAGCAGCaatttgcaaaggctaaagaAAGTCTTGATAGTGCTCGTCAAATTGAAGAAAGCAGCCAACTTGAAGAGCAGGCTGTATGGACACAAATGCCTGTCAAGACAACTGAAAAAAGTCatatgcaaaaagaaatagtaAGAAAAATATCAGAGATTTCAGTTGAGGAATGTTTTGAAGACAACATTCACTTGGGCTATCAGGGTGATGAAAGTTCATAA